In Lapillicoccus jejuensis, the DNA window CTGGCTGGACCTCGCTCCGGACGACCCCTTCGGCGTCGCCACGCTCCCGTACGGCGTCTTCTCGGCACCCGGTCGCGAGGCGCCCCGGGTGGGGGTCCGGATCGGACCGTGGGTCCTCGACGCGGCCGCGGCCGCCGAGCGCGCCGGCATGGAGTCGGGCGCCGTCTGGGCGGCCGACCGCCTCAACCCCTTCCTGGGACAGGGTCCGCACGCGTGGGCGGCGGCCCGGGAGTGGCTGACGACGGTGCTCACCGACGCGTCGTACCGCGACGCCGTGCTCCCGCACCTCGTGCCGCTGGCCGAGGTGACGACGCACCTGCCGATACGGGTCGCCGACTACGTCGACTTCTTCGCCGCCGAGCACCACGCCCGCAACGCCGCCGACATCTTCCGTCCCGGTGTCGGGCTGTCCCCCAACTGGAAGCACCTGCCCGTCGGCTACCACGGCCGCGCCGGGACGGTCGTCGTCAGCGGCACCGACGTCGTGCGCCCCACTGGGCAGCGCGGCCCGGCGCAGGCCGGGGGGTCGCCGACCTTCGGACCGAGCGAGCGGCTCGACGTGGAGACCGAGCTCGGCTTCGTCCTCGGCGGCGCGACGGCCCAGGGGTCCCGGGTGGCGGTCGGCGAGGCGGCCGACCACCTCTTCGGCGTCGTGCTGCTCAACGACTGGAGCGCGCGCGACCTGCAGGCGTGGGAGGCGCAGCCGCTCGGTCCCTTCCTGGGCAAGAGCTTCGCGACGAGCGTCTCCGCGTGGGTCACACCGATGTCGGCCCTCGCCCACGCGCGGGTCCCCGTGCCCGGACAGGACCCGCGGCCGCTGCCCTACCTGCTCGACGGCGCGCCGGCACCGACGACCATCGGCCTGTCGCTCGAGCTGCGGGTCAACGACCGGCTGGTCACGCGGCCGCACGCGTCCGACCTCTACTGGTCACCCGAGCAGCTCGTCGCGCACCTCACGGTGGGCGGCGCCTCGGTGCGCGACGGCGACCTGCTCGGCTCGGGCACGGTCAGCGGCGCGACGCGGGACAGCCTGGGGTGCCTGCTCGAGCTGACCCACGGTGGGCGGGACGCGGTCGTGCTCGACGACGGCAGCACGCGGACGTGGCTCGAGGACGGCGACGTCGTGACGATGACCGCCGTGGCCCCCGGCCCGGGCGGCGGCCGCGTCGGCGTCGCCGAGGTGCGGGGGCGGGTCGTCCCCGCCCGGTGAGGCGAACGGCCTACGACCTCAGCGGTGCTCGCGCGGCGCCATGACGACGTTGGTGCCGGCGAGCTTGTCGTGCAGGGCCTGGTTCTTCTCGTCCCAGAGCGGCCACAGGTAGTCGAGCAGACCGACGATGCCGGTGAGGTAGCTGATGAGCGGGACGACCTGGATGAGGTTGAGCACCCCCGGCAGCGCGATCCGGCGCAGCACGGTGACGGGGTCGAGCCGGCCCGGCCGGTCCCGGCGCCGCACCCGCATGCCGAGCAGCAGCTTGGCCGGCGTCGCGCCCTTCCACAGCAGGAACGCGCCCTGGTAGACGACGAACACCGCCAGCTGGATGAGGACGATGGGCACGATCGCCCCCTGCACCTGCTCGATGAAGGTGGTCGGGTCCGGGGCGGTCGACCCGGCCTCCCCGGCCCGGAAGGCCTGGTCGAAGTACGACAGGTACGCGTCGGTGACCTGACGCAGCCACGGCAGCGCGAGCAGCGAACCGACGATCGAGGTGATGACGCTGTCGATGAGGTACGCGCCGAGCCGGCGACCCCAGCCCGCGAGGACCGCGCCGTCCGGGGTCGTCTTGACGCCGACGCCGACGTACCCCTGACCCGCCGGACCCTGGTACGGCGCGCCGTAGCCGTACGGCGGCGGTGCGGAGGGCGGGTAGCCGTAGCCCTGCTGACCCGGCTGGCCCGGCTGGCCCTGCTGGCCGTAGGGGTTCTGCTGGCCGTACGGGTTCTGCTGCCCGTACGGGTTCTGCTGGCCCGGCTGCCCGTACGGCGCCTGCGGGGCGCCGTACGTCGGCTGCTGCGGCTGCTGCGGCTGCTGCGACGCGGCCGGCGGCTGCGCGTGACCGATGGTCGACCGCTCGGCCGTCGGCGACTTCTTGGGCTGCCGGTGGTCCGTCCACAGGATGCCGTCGAAGTAGCGCAGCTGGGACGCGTCGTCGGGGTCGTCGTACCAGCCCGCACGTTGGCTCATGCCTCGAAGCATAGGTGGCGCGGCCGGGCGCGACCGCGGAGGCAGGATCCGGCCGGGCGCGGTGACGTGCGGAACCCCCCACCCGGCCCTACCGTGCGGGGATGACCACGACCTCCCGGCGCACGGGCGCCCTGCGGACCAAACCGGTCGAGCTCATCCTGGAGCAGCAAGCCGACGAGGCCGAGTTCGCCCAGGAGAACGGCGGCTCCCTCAGGAAGAACCTCACCTCCCGGGACCTCATGGGCTTCGGGATCGGCATCGTCATCGGCACCGGCATCTTCACCCTCACCGGCGTCGAGGCCAAGAACCACGCGGGTCCCGGTGTCGTCGTCTCCTTCGCGATCGCCGGCGTCGTCAGCCTCCTCGCGGCCCTGTGCTACGCCGAGATGGCCTCGACCGTCCCGACCGCGGGCAGCGCCTACACCTACGCCTACGCCACCCTCGGCGAGGTCGTCGCCTGGATCATCGGGTGGGACCTCATCCTCGAGTTCGCCCTGGGGGCAGCGGTGGTCGCGCGCGGCTGGTCGTCGTACCTGGCGAACCTGCTCAACCTGCCCCGCGAGCTGTTCACCGAGGACGCACCGGTCAACGTCGGCGCCATCCTCATCACCGTCGTGCTCGGCATCGTCGCCCTCGTCGGGGTCAAGGAGTCGGCGCGGGTCACCAACGCCCTCGTCGTCATCAAGGTCGCCGTCTGCCTCTTCGTCGTCGTCGCCGGCCTCTTCTTCGTCAAGGCGGCCAACCTCACCCCGTTCGTCCCGCCGGCCCAGCCGGTCACGTCGGGGACGAGCGGCCTGACCCAGCCGCTGAGCCAGGCGCTCTTCGGCATCCAGCCCACCGCGTTCGGCTTCGCCGGCGTCCTCACCGCGGCCGCGGTCGTCTTCTTCGCGTACACCGGCTTCGAGGCCGTGGCGAACATGGGCGAGGAGACCCGCAACCCCAAGAAGGACCTGCCGCTCGGCCTGCTCGGCACCCTCGGCATCTGCACCGTGCTCTACATCGGGGTCAGCTTCGTCGTCACCGGCATGCAGCAGTACTCCCAGATCGACGAGGGCGCCCCGATCGCGGGCGCGTTCAAGAGCGTCGGGCTCGGCTGGGCCAGCGCGCTGATCTCCATCGCCGCCGTCTGCGGGCTGACCTCGGTCATCCTCGTCGACATCGTCGCCATGGGCCGGATCGGCTTCGCCATGGGCCGCGACCACCTGCTGCCCCCGAGCGTCGCCGCCATCCACCCGAAGTGGGGCACGCCGTGGAAGATCACCCTCGCCACGATCGTCCTCGTCGCCCTGCTCGGCGCGTTCGTCCCGCTCAGCGCGCTCGCCGACATGGTGAGCATCGGCACGCTCTTCGCGTTCGTCGTCGTCTCGCTCGCCGTGCCGATCATGCGGCGGCGCCGCCCCGAGATGGAGCGGCCCTTCAAGGTGCCCTTCTCCCCCGTCATCCCGGTGCTGTCGGCGCTGGCCTGCCTCTACCTCATGACCAACCTCAGCCTCGAGACGTGGCTGCGGTTCGTCGTGTGGATGGCGCTCGGCTTCCTCATCTACTTCGGCTACGGCCGCAGGAACGCCAGCGTCGCGACCTGGGACGACCACCACGGGACGCAGGACGCGCGTCCCGCGGACGCCTGACCGGGAAGCCGCTTCCCTCGCAAGGACCGACGAAGGGCGCCGTACGGGGACCCCGTACGGCGCCCTCCGGCGTGCTGTCGCTCAGAGGTTGCCGCGACGCTCCTGCTCGCGCTCGATGGCCTCGAAGAGGGCCTTGAAGTTGCCCTTGCCGAAGCCGAGCGAGCCGTGCCGCTCGATGAGCTCGAAGAACACCGTCGGGCGGTCGCCGAGCGGCTTGCAGAAGATCTGCAGCAGGTAGCCGTCCTCGTCGCGGTCGACGAGGATCTTGCGCTTCTGCAGCTCCTCGACGGGGACCCGGACCTCGCCGATCCGCGAGCGCAGCTCCTCGTCCTCGTAGTACGAGTCCGGGGTGTCGAGGAACTCGACCCCGTTGGCGCGCAACGCGTCCACGCTGGCGAGGATGTCGTTCGTCGCGACGGCGAGGTGCTGCGCACCGGCGCCGCGGTAGAACTCGAGGTACTCGTCGATCTGGCTCTTGCGCTTGCCGACGGCCGGCTCGTTGAGCGGGAACTTCACGCGGTGGTTGCCGTTGGCCACGACCTTGCTCATCAGCGCCGAGTAGTCGGTCGCGATGTCGTCGCCGACGAACTCGGCCATGTTGACGAAGCCCATGACCCGGTTGTAGAACGCGACCCACTCGTCCATGTGACCGAGCTCGACGTTGCCGACGACGTGGTCGAGGGCCTGGAAGATGCGCTTGGGCTGGCCCTGGCGCGGCTGGTACGAGGAGGTGCGCTCGACGTGGCCGGGCAGGTACGGGCCGTCGTACCGCACGCCGTCGACGACGCGCTGGACGAGGCTGTGACGGGTCTCGCCGTACGTCGCGATGGCGGCGACGAGGACCCGGCCGTGCTCGTCGGAGAGCTCCTGGACCTCCTGGACGACGGTGGCGCCGGCCGTGCGGGCCTGCTCGACGCAGCGGTGCACGTCAGGGACCTCGAGGGCGATGTCGACGACGCCGTCGCCGTGGCGGCGGTGGTGGTCGGCCAGCGGGCTGTCGGGGTCGACGGCGCCCTGGAGGACGAAGCGGATCGAGCCGGAGCGCAGCACGAAGGAGACGTGGTCGCGGTTGCCGGTCTCCGGGCCGCTGTAGGCGACCAGCTCCATGCCCCAGGCGGACTGGTAGTAGTGCGCGGCCTGGGTGGCGTTGCCGACGACGAAGACGACGGCGTCCCAGCCCGTCACGGGGAAGACGTCGGTGCTCTCGTCGTACTCGACGAGGCCGACGAGCTGCTTGAGCTGCTCGACGTCGAGGTGGGCGTCGCGCTCCTGCGCGGTGAGGGTGTCGGTCATGAGCCGAGGGTGGAGGGTGGCCCGCGGCTGGTCAACCGTACCCCGACACGGTGGTCAGCCTGCGCACCCTGTCCCCCACAAGGGGGCCGAGGCTGCACAATGTGTCCATGCCCACCGTCGACGCCCTCGACGCCCGTCTGCTCCAGCTGCTCGCCGCCGAGCCCGACGTCGGCGTGCTCGGCGCGTCGCGCCGGCTCGGCGTCGCCCGCGGCACCGTCCAGTCGCGGCTCGACCGGCTCGTCGCGCGCGGGGTCATCGCCTCGTTCGCGCCCCGGCTCGACGCGGCCGCCCTCGGGTACCCCGTGACCGCCTTCTGCACCCTCGAGATCCGCCAGGGCGGCCGCGGTCACGGGCCCGTCGTCGAGCACCTGCTCGCCATCCCCGAGGTCCTCGAGGCGCACACCATCACCGGCACCGGTGACCTGCTCATCCGGGTCGTCGCCCGCGACAACGCCGACCTGCAGCGGGTCATCGACCTCGTCGTCGACGAGCGGCACGTCGTCCGGGCGGCCACTGCGATCTCGCTGTCGGAGCTCATCGGGCTGCGCCACCTGCCCCTGGTGGACGCCGCTCGACAACAGCAGTAGTTCTAGTTAAAGTAGAACTATGTTGTTCCGGGTCGACCCGACCTCCGCGCAGCCGCTCTTCGAGCAGGTCGCCGGGTCCGTGCGTCGCGCGCTGCACGAGGGCGAGCTGGGGGCCGGCGACCGGCTGCCCCCCGCCCGCGAGGTCGCCGGGTCGCTGCAGGTGAACCTGCACACCGTCCTGCGCGCCTACCAGCAGCTGCGCGACGAGGGTCTGGTCGACCTGCGACGCGGCCGCGGGGCGGTGGTGACCGGCGCCGACCCGGCCGCCCACGCCGCCGTACGGCGCGCCGCCCGCACCCTCGTCGAGGCCGCCCGCACCGCCGGGCTCCAGGTCGACGAGGTCCACCACATCGTCTCGCAGGAGTGGTCATGAGCAGTGTCCCCACCGGCCCGTCGACGCCCGCCGCCCCGGGCTACGGGCGCTTCCTCGCCACCGTGGGCGGCGCCGTCGGTCTCGTCCTCGCCGTCGGGTTGATCGTCGTCGCCACCCGCTGGTCCTCCATCCCCGAGGTGGTCGCCAGCCACTGGGGCCGGGACGGCGTCGACGGCACCTCGAGCCGGGGCGCCCACCTGCGGCTCCTGACCGGCCTCACCGTCGGGCTGCCGCTCGGGCTGGCGCTGCTCGCCCGTGCGGTCCCGGCCGACGGGCGCCGGCTGCTCGCGGCGGTCTGCGGCGCCGTGGTCGTGCTGGTCGCCGCCGTCGGCTTCGGGGGCCTGGCCCAGCAGGCCGGTCTCACCGACCCCCGCCGGGCCCCGGACCCGTGGCCGTTGCTGGTCGGCGGTCTCCTGCTCGGGCTCGTCGTCGGCGCGGTGCTGTGGCGGCTCAACCCACCGGCGGAGACGCGGCGCCGGCCCGGCACCCCACCGCCCGCCGACGCCCCGCGCCTGCCCGACGGGGGTGAGGGCCGGCTCGCCTGGGTCGGGCACGCCTCGCCGAGCCCGGCGGTCAGCGCCGTCGTCGGCGGCGCGCTGTTCGTCGTCGCCGCGGTCGTCGGGCTGCTCAACCCCTGGGGCGCGCTCGTCCCCGTCGTCGTCGGGCTCGGTCTGCTCGTGGCCCTGCACGCGACGGTCACCGTCGACGAGCGCGGGCTGCGGGTCGCGTCCGGCTTCAGCACCTGGCTGCACGTCCCGCTCGACCAGGTCACCGGCGCGGACACGACCACCCTGTCGCCGCTGAAGGAGTTCGGCGGCTACGGGCTGCGCTACGGCACGGGCAAGCGCGGCTACGTCGTCTCGGCCGGCGAGGCCCTCGTCGTCCACCAGGCCGACGGGACGACGACGTACGTCACGACGGTCCACGCCGACCGCGCCGCCGCGACCCTCAACACCCTCCTCGCCCGCCTCCCCTGACCTGCGAGAACCCCACGTGTTGCTACTTCTCGACGCGCGAGCGGGGTGCCCGGGCACCCAGTCGGGCGTCGAGAAGTAGCAACACGTGGGGTGTCGGTCAGCGGCGGCCGACGAGCCACCTGCGGATCGTGTCGATCCGCGCGGCGACCTGCTCGCTCGAGGCGGCCTCGAGGGTCGGGCCGCCGCAGGAGCGCCGCAGGTCGGTGTGCACGACCGCGTGCGGGACGGTCTTCTTGCGCGCGTAGGCGGCGACGAGCCCGTTGAGCTCCTTGCGCTGGGCGGCGAGGGCGCGGTGCGCCGACACCGGCGTCTCCCCCACCCGCTTCGGCCCGGACGACTGCTGCTGCTGGCGCTCGCGCAGCAGCGTCGCGACCTGGTCGGGCTCGAGCAGCCCCGGCAGCCCGAGGTAGTCCTGCTCCTCGACCGACCCGGACTCGGCGTGCAGGCCGAACTGCTGCGCGTCGAAGAGGACGTGGTCGAAGTGGGCGTCGGAGCCGAGGGCCTCGAAGGTCGTCTCCTCCTCGCCCGGCTCGTCCTGCTCCCGATTCGCCTCGGCGAGCAGACCCTCCTCCGGCCCGTACGGCGACTCCTCCGCCGTCGCGGCGAGGGGCTTGCTCAGCACGTGGTCGCGCTGCTCCTCCAGCCGCGCGGCGTGGTCGAGGACGACCGGCACGCTGGGCAGGAACACCGACGCGGTCTCCCCGCGGCGTCGGGCCCGCACGAAGCGGCCCACGGCCTGCGCGAAGTACAGCGGGGTCGACGTCGACGTCGCGTAGACCCCGACGCACAGCCGCGGCACGTCGACGCCCTCGGAGACCATCCGGACCGCGACCATCCACCGCGACGTGCTCTGGGCGAACTCCTCGATGCGCTCCGAGGAGCCGGCGTCGTCGGACAGCACGACGGTCGGCCGCTCACCGGTGAGGCTCGCGAGGATGCCGGCGTACGCCCGCGCCTGGGTCTGGTTCGAGGCGATGACGAGCCCGCCGGCGTCCTCGACGTGCCGGCGCACCTCGGTGAGCCGGGTGTTCGCGGCGGCGAGGACCGAGGGGACCCACTCGCCGGCCGGGTCGAGCGCGGTGCGCCACGCGTGGGCGGTGAGGTCCTTGGTCAGCGGCTCCCCGAGCCGCGCCTCGAGCTCGTCGCCGGCCCGGGTGCGCCAGCGCATGTTGCCGCCGTAGGCGAGGAAGATGACCGGTCGCACGACGCCGTCGCGCAGCGCCTCGGCGTAGCCGTAGGAGTAGTCGGAGGCGGAGATGAGCGCCCCGGCGGTGTCGTACTCGTAGCGCACGAACGGGATCGGCGAGGTGTCGCTGCGGAAGGGGGTCCCGGTCAGGGCCAGGCGCCGGGTCGCCGGCTCGTAGGCCTCGCGGATCGCGTCGCCCCAGGACTTGGCGTCGCCGCCGTGGTGGATCTCGTCGAGGATGACCAGGGTGCGCCGGGTCGTCGTCAGCTGCCGGTGCAGCCCCGGCCGGGCGGCGACCTGCGCGTAGGTGAGGGCCAGTCCCTGGTAGTCCTCCGAGGTGCGCCCGGCCGAGTTGCTGAACTTCGGGTCCAGGTGCAGCCCGACCCGCGCGGCGGCGTCGGCCCACTGGGTCTTGAGGTGCTCGGTGGGGGCGACGACGGTCACCCGGTCGACCACCCTGCGCCCGATGAGCTCGGTCGCCACCCGCAGCGCGAACGTCGTCTTGCCCGCCCCCGGGGTCGCGACCGCGAGGAAGTCGCGCGGGTGCTCGGTGAGGTAGCGCTCCAGCGCCGCGGCCTGCCACGCGCGCAGCGCGCCCGCCGTCCCCCACGCCGCCCGCTCCGGGAAGGCCGGGGACAGGTGCGAGGCGGCTGACGTGCTCATAGGGCCACGAGCCTAACCCGCCCGGCGGGCGCTCCCGGACAGGGACACGGCCCGCGGAGCGTCCGTTCTGTCCGGTACGGCGTGTCGCCACCGGCGTGTCGTCGTCCGCCCGATCCCCTTGTCGGAGAGCACGATTCGCCTACCACACGCCGTACGGCGCCGCGAACCCGCAGGTCAGCGGCGTGCCGCCGCCCATGACGTCCCGAGGCGCCGGTCAGGTCAGCCCGGACGGCCACCGCCGGGCCCCCGGACCCTGGGCGGCGAGGGCGTCGTCGGCGTTCCACGCGGGGCAGCTCGTCGTCGACAGGCA includes these proteins:
- the fahA gene encoding fumarylacetoacetase, whose protein sequence is MPTTPYDAPDATAGEPPVSWLDLAPDDPFGVATLPYGVFSAPGREAPRVGVRIGPWVLDAAAAAERAGMESGAVWAADRLNPFLGQGPHAWAAAREWLTTVLTDASYRDAVLPHLVPLAEVTTHLPIRVADYVDFFAAEHHARNAADIFRPGVGLSPNWKHLPVGYHGRAGTVVVSGTDVVRPTGQRGPAQAGGSPTFGPSERLDVETELGFVLGGATAQGSRVAVGEAADHLFGVVLLNDWSARDLQAWEAQPLGPFLGKSFATSVSAWVTPMSALAHARVPVPGQDPRPLPYLLDGAPAPTTIGLSLELRVNDRLVTRPHASDLYWSPEQLVAHLTVGGASVRDGDLLGSGTVSGATRDSLGCLLELTHGGRDAVVLDDGSTRTWLEDGDVVTMTAVAPGPGGGRVGVAEVRGRVVPAR
- a CDS encoding RDD family protein; this encodes MSQRAGWYDDPDDASQLRYFDGILWTDHRQPKKSPTAERSTIGHAQPPAASQQPQQPQQPTYGAPQAPYGQPGQQNPYGQQNPYGQQNPYGQQGQPGQPGQQGYGYPPSAPPPYGYGAPYQGPAGQGYVGVGVKTTPDGAVLAGWGRRLGAYLIDSVITSIVGSLLALPWLRQVTDAYLSYFDQAFRAGEAGSTAPDPTTFIEQVQGAIVPIVLIQLAVFVVYQGAFLLWKGATPAKLLLGMRVRRRDRPGRLDPVTVLRRIALPGVLNLIQVVPLISYLTGIVGLLDYLWPLWDEKNQALHDKLAGTNVVMAPREHR
- a CDS encoding amino acid permease, which codes for MTTTSRRTGALRTKPVELILEQQADEAEFAQENGGSLRKNLTSRDLMGFGIGIVIGTGIFTLTGVEAKNHAGPGVVVSFAIAGVVSLLAALCYAEMASTVPTAGSAYTYAYATLGEVVAWIIGWDLILEFALGAAVVARGWSSYLANLLNLPRELFTEDAPVNVGAILITVVLGIVALVGVKESARVTNALVVIKVAVCLFVVVAGLFFVKAANLTPFVPPAQPVTSGTSGLTQPLSQALFGIQPTAFGFAGVLTAAAVVFFAYTGFEAVANMGEETRNPKKDLPLGLLGTLGICTVLYIGVSFVVTGMQQYSQIDEGAPIAGAFKSVGLGWASALISIAAVCGLTSVILVDIVAMGRIGFAMGRDHLLPPSVAAIHPKWGTPWKITLATIVLVALLGAFVPLSALADMVSIGTLFAFVVVSLAVPIMRRRRPEMERPFKVPFSPVIPVLSALACLYLMTNLSLETWLRFVVWMALGFLIYFGYGRRNASVATWDDHHGTQDARPADA
- the hppD gene encoding 4-hydroxyphenylpyruvate dioxygenase — protein: MTDTLTAQERDAHLDVEQLKQLVGLVEYDESTDVFPVTGWDAVVFVVGNATQAAHYYQSAWGMELVAYSGPETGNRDHVSFVLRSGSIRFVLQGAVDPDSPLADHHRRHGDGVVDIALEVPDVHRCVEQARTAGATVVQEVQELSDEHGRVLVAAIATYGETRHSLVQRVVDGVRYDGPYLPGHVERTSSYQPRQGQPKRIFQALDHVVGNVELGHMDEWVAFYNRVMGFVNMAEFVGDDIATDYSALMSKVVANGNHRVKFPLNEPAVGKRKSQIDEYLEFYRGAGAQHLAVATNDILASVDALRANGVEFLDTPDSYYEDEELRSRIGEVRVPVEELQKRKILVDRDEDGYLLQIFCKPLGDRPTVFFELIERHGSLGFGKGNFKALFEAIEREQERRGNL
- a CDS encoding Lrp/AsnC family transcriptional regulator translates to MPTVDALDARLLQLLAAEPDVGVLGASRRLGVARGTVQSRLDRLVARGVIASFAPRLDAAALGYPVTAFCTLEIRQGGRGHGPVVEHLLAIPEVLEAHTITGTGDLLIRVVARDNADLQRVIDLVVDERHVVRAATAISLSELIGLRHLPLVDAARQQQ
- a CDS encoding GntR family transcriptional regulator; this translates as MLFRVDPTSAQPLFEQVAGSVRRALHEGELGAGDRLPPAREVAGSLQVNLHTVLRAYQQLRDEGLVDLRRGRGAVVTGADPAAHAAVRRAARTLVEAARTAGLQVDEVHHIVSQEWS
- a CDS encoding DUF1648 domain-containing protein, whose protein sequence is MSSVPTGPSTPAAPGYGRFLATVGGAVGLVLAVGLIVVATRWSSIPEVVASHWGRDGVDGTSSRGAHLRLLTGLTVGLPLGLALLARAVPADGRRLLAAVCGAVVVLVAAVGFGGLAQQAGLTDPRRAPDPWPLLVGGLLLGLVVGAVLWRLNPPAETRRRPGTPPPADAPRLPDGGEGRLAWVGHASPSPAVSAVVGGALFVVAAVVGLLNPWGALVPVVVGLGLLVALHATVTVDERGLRVASGFSTWLHVPLDQVTGADTTTLSPLKEFGGYGLRYGTGKRGYVVSAGEALVVHQADGTTTYVTTVHADRAAATLNTLLARLP
- a CDS encoding DEAD/DEAH box helicase yields the protein MSTSAASHLSPAFPERAAWGTAGALRAWQAAALERYLTEHPRDFLAVATPGAGKTTFALRVATELIGRRVVDRVTVVAPTEHLKTQWADAAARVGLHLDPKFSNSAGRTSEDYQGLALTYAQVAARPGLHRQLTTTRRTLVILDEIHHGGDAKSWGDAIREAYEPATRRLALTGTPFRSDTSPIPFVRYEYDTAGALISASDYSYGYAEALRDGVVRPVIFLAYGGNMRWRTRAGDELEARLGEPLTKDLTAHAWRTALDPAGEWVPSVLAAANTRLTEVRRHVEDAGGLVIASNQTQARAYAGILASLTGERPTVVLSDDAGSSERIEEFAQSTSRWMVAVRMVSEGVDVPRLCVGVYATSTSTPLYFAQAVGRFVRARRRGETASVFLPSVPVVLDHAARLEEQRDHVLSKPLAATAEESPYGPEEGLLAEANREQDEPGEEETTFEALGSDAHFDHVLFDAQQFGLHAESGSVEEQDYLGLPGLLEPDQVATLLRERQQQQSSGPKRVGETPVSAHRALAAQRKELNGLVAAYARKKTVPHAVVHTDLRRSCGGPTLEAASSEQVAARIDTIRRWLVGRR